A window of the Flavobacterium sangjuense genome harbors these coding sequences:
- a CDS encoding helix-hairpin-helix domain-containing protein, which yields METNDSIVKSFLTYSKSQRIGILLFFGIIILVQGIYFFYDFTNKKTIDKEQSKWLALQSTVDSLKLDNKNYKPTIYPFNPNFITDFKGYKLGMSVEEIDRLLAYRKQNKFVNSAAEFQAVTKVSDSLLKAISPYFKFPDWVKNKKSSFQTFAKKDFSKPSTIVVLDINQATKEDLMKIYGIGDKISDRILEQKEKYGAFVSMEQMDDIWGLSPEVIEKLKGSFVVKSTSNCKKININNATVKELAQFPFFRYQLAKDIVIYRTMNGDITIEDLPKIKGFPSEKIKIIAVYLEF from the coding sequence TTGGAAACAAATGATTCCATAGTAAAGTCTTTTTTAACGTATTCGAAAAGCCAACGAATTGGAATCCTATTGTTTTTTGGAATTATCATTTTGGTTCAGGGAATTTACTTTTTCTATGACTTTACGAATAAGAAAACCATTGACAAAGAACAATCCAAATGGCTGGCGCTTCAAAGTACAGTTGATAGTTTAAAGCTCGATAACAAAAATTACAAACCAACGATTTATCCTTTCAATCCTAATTTCATAACCGATTTCAAAGGCTACAAACTCGGAATGTCAGTTGAAGAAATAGATAGGTTATTGGCGTATAGAAAGCAAAATAAGTTTGTGAATTCGGCAGCCGAATTTCAAGCTGTGACAAAAGTTTCCGATTCTTTGTTAAAAGCAATTTCTCCTTATTTCAAATTTCCGGATTGGGTTAAAAACAAAAAAAGTAGCTTTCAAACATTTGCAAAAAAGGATTTTTCAAAACCATCAACAATTGTGGTTCTCGATATCAATCAGGCGACTAAAGAAGATTTGATGAAAATTTACGGCATTGGCGATAAAATTTCGGATAGGATTTTGGAACAGAAAGAAAAGTATGGTGCTTTCGTTTCAATGGAACAAATGGATGATATTTGGGGTTTATCACCTGAAGTCATTGAAAAATTGAAAGGTTCTTTTGTCGTGAAATCTACTTCAAATTGCAAAAAGATTAACATCAACAATGCTACTGTCAAAGAGTTGGCACAATTTCCTTTTTTCAGATATCAATTAGCAAAAGATATCGTTATTTACAGAACTATGAATGGAGACATTACCATTGAGGATTTGCCAAAAATTAAAGGATTTCCGTCTGAAAAAATCAAAATAATAGCCGTATATTTGGAATTCTAA
- a CDS encoding PspC domain-containing protein codes for MSVVIQLKYFFEKHGFHVSSRLADKLGMRASNVRLFFIYITFVTAGLWFGVYLTLAFWIRLKDLIRGKRTSVFDL; via the coding sequence ATGTCAGTAGTAATCCAATTAAAATACTTCTTCGAAAAACACGGTTTTCATGTTTCTTCCCGTTTGGCGGATAAGCTTGGCATGCGGGCTTCCAATGTGCGTTTGTTTTTTATCTACATCACTTTCGTAACCGCAGGTTTGTGGTTTGGCGTGTATCTGACTTTAGCTTTTTGGATTCGATTAAAAGATTTAATCCGAGGCAAACGAACTTCTGTTTTTGATTTGTAA
- a CDS encoding DUF2851 family protein, with translation MKEDFLHYIWQYKKFDFSNLTTVSGELLTIINCGNYLQQSGPDFFNAQIVLGNQKWAGNIEIHIKSSDWYLHHHEKDSNYENVILHVVWEHDTPVFRKDNSEIPVLELKNYTSKRDLENYQSLASPKSWIYCESQIATIDSFVFQNWQERLFVERLERKYIPIDQMLKETENNWEAVLFCMLAKNFGLNTNGETFFKIAKSIPFSIVRKESAEVANLESLLFGTADLFPVDVQDNYTKDLKTRFEYISQKYKLKKIAIEPVQFFKHRPDNFPTIRLAQLAMLYHKQQNLFSKVIVAKTAKELHQLFDITISDYWQTHYQFDRESPKKKKQFSKSFVDLLVINTIVPIQFAYAKSQGKEASESLLDLLREIAAEKNIIIEKFSNFGIKARNAFETQSLLQLKNEYCNQSKCLQCAIGIQLLKT, from the coding sequence GTGAAAGAAGATTTTCTTCATTATATATGGCAATATAAGAAGTTTGACTTTTCTAACCTAACAACTGTTTCGGGAGAATTGCTTACGATAATAAATTGTGGAAATTATCTGCAACAAAGCGGACCTGATTTTTTTAACGCCCAAATTGTTTTAGGAAATCAAAAATGGGCGGGAAACATCGAAATTCACATCAAATCTTCTGATTGGTATTTGCATCATCACGAAAAAGATTCGAATTATGAGAATGTGATTCTGCATGTGGTTTGGGAACATGACACACCGGTTTTTAGAAAAGACAATTCCGAAATTCCGGTTTTGGAACTTAAAAACTATACATCGAAAAGGGATTTAGAAAACTATCAATCATTAGCATCGCCAAAATCATGGATTTATTGTGAAAGCCAAATTGCAACTATCGATTCTTTTGTTTTTCAAAATTGGCAGGAGCGATTGTTTGTTGAAAGATTGGAGCGAAAATATATTCCGATTGATCAAATGCTAAAGGAAACAGAAAATAATTGGGAAGCGGTTTTGTTTTGTATGTTGGCAAAGAATTTTGGTTTGAATACCAATGGAGAAACGTTTTTTAAAATTGCCAAATCGATTCCGTTTTCAATTGTTAGAAAAGAAAGTGCGGAAGTGGCAAATTTAGAAAGCCTGCTTTTTGGAACAGCCGATTTATTTCCGGTTGATGTTCAGGATAATTACACTAAAGATTTGAAAACCCGATTTGAGTATATTTCTCAAAAATACAAATTAAAAAAAATTGCTATTGAACCCGTTCAGTTTTTTAAACACCGACCTGATAATTTTCCGACGATACGATTGGCGCAATTGGCAATGCTTTATCACAAGCAGCAAAACTTATTTTCGAAAGTGATTGTCGCTAAAACGGCAAAAGAATTACATCAGCTATTCGATATTACAATTTCGGATTATTGGCAAACACATTATCAGTTTGACAGAGAAAGTCCAAAGAAGAAAAAACAGTTCTCAAAGTCGTTTGTCGATTTGTTGGTAATAAATACAATAGTTCCAATTCAGTTTGCTTATGCTAAAAGTCAGGGTAAAGAAGCGTCGGAATCTTTATTGGATTTGCTTCGGGAAATTGCTGCCGAGAAAAATATAATTATAGAAAAATTTTCCAATTTTGGAATTAAAGCCAGGAATGCTTTTGAAACCCAATCGTTGTTACAACTCAAAAATGAGTATTGCAATCAGAGCAAATGTTTGCAATGTGCTATTGGGATTCAACTTTTAAAAACGTAA
- a CDS encoding PNGase F N-terminal domain-containing protein, whose translation MKKLLFTFLLLVSVNVFSQKYKITYLKSSNGNLIENQDPIWLFTNANHTLLSTESIRNQKAAFPFEETTMDRSSNSFYQTATLNASEIIATKDSVSLAKQTFEYLNDTKKILGYNCKKAKTIVNSNTIEFWYTDELKVKGSPTVLGQNLGLVLEMVRNGNFVITATKVQKIDALPYFQKVKKIVDGLTYKDLLWKSRFTTINVFKDQIINFSDASKSNDTILRFANGTIAVRKVKIPEIKVGSQIFVDVTEQSNGDAYDRTGSFFIIPTDKATSFLDGLKNGTKTLPIYTNGNGKEYQGVVATENYNPVVELMRFYTPFGVKQYNTLQLKDKTWAENVLYRQDVSDLRTLLSNQEVWIGINIGNYDKGGHKVSANITIHDEEESKVIPTQIVSLFCTNNIMEMAGQEYGTMFSSAKGLEVTFKLDKPMKNCKLRYITTGHGGWENGDEFVPKKNTILLDGKETFSFTPWRQDCGSYRLSNPASGNFPNGLSSSDYSRANWCPGTVTNPIFIDFGNLEAGTHSIQIKIPQGLPEGSSFSSWNVSGVLIGE comes from the coding sequence ATGAAAAAATTACTTTTTACGTTTTTACTGTTGGTTTCAGTAAATGTGTTTTCTCAGAAATATAAAATCACTTATCTCAAAAGTTCCAATGGAAACTTGATTGAAAACCAGGATCCGATTTGGCTTTTTACCAATGCGAATCATACTTTATTGAGTACGGAAAGTATCCGAAATCAAAAAGCTGCTTTTCCTTTTGAAGAAACTACTATGGACAGAAGTTCAAACTCTTTTTATCAAACGGCAACTTTAAATGCTTCAGAGATTATTGCTACTAAAGACAGCGTTTCTTTAGCCAAGCAGACTTTTGAATATTTAAATGACACCAAAAAAATTCTTGGCTATAATTGTAAAAAAGCTAAAACAATTGTCAATTCGAATACTATTGAATTTTGGTATACCGATGAATTAAAAGTCAAAGGTTCACCAACAGTTTTGGGACAAAATTTGGGTTTGGTATTGGAAATGGTACGCAACGGCAACTTTGTAATTACGGCGACCAAAGTGCAAAAAATCGATGCGCTTCCCTATTTTCAAAAAGTCAAAAAGATAGTCGATGGCTTGACATATAAAGATTTACTTTGGAAAAGTCGCTTCACTACTATCAATGTTTTTAAGGACCAAATCATCAACTTTTCGGATGCTTCGAAATCGAATGATACCATTCTTCGCTTTGCCAACGGGACAATTGCTGTTAGAAAAGTAAAGATTCCGGAAATAAAAGTTGGCAGCCAGATTTTTGTAGATGTTACCGAACAATCAAACGGTGATGCATATGACAGAACGGGTTCTTTTTTTATTATTCCGACTGATAAAGCAACTTCTTTTTTGGATGGTTTGAAAAACGGTACCAAAACATTGCCGATTTATACTAATGGAAACGGAAAAGAATACCAAGGTGTAGTTGCTACAGAAAACTACAATCCAGTAGTGGAATTGATGCGCTTTTATACGCCTTTTGGAGTAAAACAATATAATACGCTTCAACTGAAAGATAAAACCTGGGCAGAAAATGTTTTGTACAGACAAGATGTTTCCGATTTGAGAACGCTGTTGAGTAATCAGGAAGTTTGGATTGGCATCAACATTGGGAATTATGACAAAGGCGGACACAAAGTTTCAGCTAATATTACGATTCATGACGAAGAAGAAAGTAAAGTTATTCCAACTCAGATTGTGTCACTGTTTTGTACCAATAACATCATGGAAATGGCTGGTCAGGAATATGGAACGATGTTTAGTTCAGCTAAAGGTTTGGAAGTCACTTTCAAATTAGACAAACCTATGAAAAATTGTAAGCTTCGTTATATTACAACCGGTCATGGCGGTTGGGAAAATGGCGATGAGTTTGTGCCAAAGAAAAATACAATTCTACTAGATGGAAAAGAGACTTTTAGTTTTACGCCTTGGCGACAAGATTGTGGTTCGTATCGTTTGTCAAATCCGGCATCGGGAAATTTTCCTAACGGATTATCTTCGTCAGATTATAGCAGAGCCAATTGGTGTCCGGGAACGGTTACGAATCCTATTTTTATAGATTTTGGAAACTTAGAAGCCGGAACACATTCGATACAAATTAAGATACCACAAGGTTTACCCGAAGGAAGCAGTTTCAGTTCGTGGAATGTTTCGGGAGTTTTGATAGGAGAGTAA